In a single window of the Elusimicrobiota bacterium genome:
- a CDS encoding YifB family Mg chelatase-like AAA ATPase produces MLSQVYSASVYGINGYIVTVEVDISAGFPTFSIVGLPDTSVKESRDRVISAIKNSCYDFPTKKVTVNLAPAGVKKEGAIFDLPIAIGILVATEQIKTSNNKYSLVGELSLDGSIRKVNGVLPIAIKLNEEKFDGLVLPEANKNEAAIVDGLDVYPANNLKKAVEIITIETKPASYKIDLLKIFSASSCYNLDFKDVKGQSFVKRAIEVACAGGHNILLIGSPGSGKTMLSKRIPTVLPPMSFEEAIETTKIHSIAGLTSVHSALIATRPFRAPHHTISDVALIGGGSYPKPGEVSLSHNGVLFLDELPEFHRNVLEVLRQPLEDGIVTVSRAQASLTYPARFMLVAAMNPCPCGYYGHPTKECTCTPFVIQKYISKISGPLMDRIDLHIDVPSVKFEELSDTMAADSSADIRKRIVKARQIQKERFKTEKNIYCNAHMESKQIKFYCEIGDESKKLLKHAMDKLGFSARAHDRILKVARTIADLAGSSGVETSHIAEAIQYRSLDKNM; encoded by the coding sequence ATGCTTTCGCAAGTTTATTCAGCATCTGTTTATGGCATAAACGGTTACATCGTTACTGTAGAGGTTGATATATCTGCAGGATTCCCAACATTTTCAATTGTTGGACTGCCTGATACCTCGGTAAAAGAATCACGCGACCGCGTAATCTCGGCAATAAAAAACTCATGTTATGATTTTCCTACCAAAAAAGTAACGGTCAATCTGGCGCCTGCAGGTGTAAAAAAAGAAGGTGCGATTTTTGACCTGCCTATTGCGATAGGGATTCTGGTTGCTACCGAGCAGATAAAAACGAGCAATAACAAATACTCGCTTGTTGGCGAGCTCTCGCTTGATGGCTCAATCAGAAAGGTCAACGGGGTACTTCCGATAGCAATCAAACTGAATGAAGAAAAGTTTGACGGGCTGGTTCTGCCGGAAGCAAACAAAAACGAGGCTGCGATTGTTGACGGGTTAGATGTTTATCCAGCAAATAATCTCAAAAAAGCAGTAGAAATAATTACTATTGAAACCAAACCAGCCAGTTATAAAATTGATTTGCTAAAAATTTTTTCTGCCTCGTCCTGTTATAATCTTGATTTCAAAGATGTCAAAGGACAGTCATTTGTTAAACGCGCGATAGAAGTCGCTTGCGCTGGCGGGCATAACATACTTTTAATCGGCTCGCCTGGCAGTGGCAAAACAATGCTATCTAAACGAATCCCGACGGTATTACCGCCGATGTCGTTTGAAGAAGCAATTGAAACCACAAAAATTCATTCTATTGCAGGGCTTACAAGTGTACATTCAGCACTTATCGCTACCCGTCCGTTTCGTGCACCGCATCACACGATTTCAGATGTCGCCTTAATTGGCGGCGGCTCATATCCAAAACCTGGCGAAGTGTCGCTTTCACATAATGGTGTTCTGTTTTTAGATGAATTGCCAGAATTTCATAGAAATGTTTTAGAGGTTTTAAGACAGCCACTTGAAGACGGAATCGTTACCGTTTCTCGTGCACAGGCATCACTTACATATCCAGCCAGATTTATGCTGGTTGCAGCAATGAATCCCTGCCCGTGTGGCTACTACGGTCATCCGACGAAAGAATGCACCTGCACACCATTCGTGATACAGAAGTATATCTCCAAAATATCAGGCCCGTTGATGGACAGAATTGACCTGCATATAGATGTGCCGTCAGTAAAATTTGAAGAACTATCTGATACAATGGCTGCTGATTCGTCAGCTGATATACGGAAACGGATTGTTAAAGCACGCCAGATTCAGAAAGAAAGGTTCAAAACTGAAAAAAATATCTATTGTAATGCCCATATGGAATCTAAGCAGATAAAGTTCTACTGTGAGATTGGCGATGAGAGTAAAAAACTGTTGAAACATGCAATGGACAAACTCGGTTTTTCTGCACGTGCACATGATAGAATCTTAAAAGTTGCCCGAACCATTGCTGACCTCGCGGGTTCGTCAGGTGTTGAAACCTCGCACATTGCAGAAGCAATACAGTATCGGTCATTGGATAAAAATATGTAA
- a CDS encoding tetratricopeptide repeat protein, with protein sequence MFLFKSNLEKGIEILNTGKYDNAISHFSAMLSKNPDNCEAQFYLAKAYLKKGDTVKTKENLLRCIELKASDEIIQNITEITNYKKISSDQFYNTYLSFSNDGKKIVFISARRDTNNDGRLNHLDNGGVYIIDTNGRNEKQIVDDRYINSDCSFSPDGRYVIYLSRRRDTNNDGRIDSKDSPAIFIFDLEKGDEQVLVSDEIYNKKAVFSPNGKSVVFCGWRRLGGNSGIYSVDIKTKIISELVPDLYENTLPSISNNGQFVLYASWRTDTNGDGKIDFRDASSVYLTDITTKVTVQLTKDRFDNSFPEFSPDNKKIVYLSRRRDTNNDGKIDSLDFSGVYVLDIDKKIPEEIVSDNFFNKFPTFTGNIENIVFLGSWRRKYRIKDEVVRDLFENKGVFIVNLKTKKTDTLVNDNYFSSSLPQVSKTNKVAYLSWRKTTRRGIFIRDIFKLPSLSELKEIIQENL encoded by the coding sequence ATGTTTTTGTTTAAATCAAATTTAGAAAAAGGAATTGAAATATTAAATACCGGTAAATACGACAATGCAATCAGCCATTTTTCGGCAATGCTTTCTAAAAATCCGGATAATTGCGAAGCACAGTTTTATCTCGCAAAAGCATACCTCAAAAAAGGCGATACTGTAAAAACAAAAGAAAACCTTTTAAGATGTATAGAGCTTAAAGCGTCTGATGAAATAATCCAAAATATTACAGAAATCACAAATTATAAAAAAATATCGTCTGACCAGTTTTATAATACATATTTAAGTTTTTCAAATGATGGTAAAAAAATAGTTTTTATATCTGCAAGACGAGATACCAATAATGATGGCCGACTGAATCATCTTGATAATGGCGGTGTTTATATTATAGATACAAATGGTAGAAATGAAAAACAGATTGTAGATGACAGATATATCAACTCTGATTGTTCGTTTTCGCCGGATGGCAGGTATGTTATCTATCTTTCTCGCCGACGAGATACAAATAATGATGGTAGAATTGACAGCAAGGATTCGCCGGCAATTTTTATTTTTGATTTGGAAAAAGGCGACGAACAAGTTCTCGTATCCGACGAGATATATAATAAAAAGGCGGTTTTTTCGCCCAATGGGAAATCAGTTGTTTTTTGTGGCTGGCGGCGGTTGGGCGGGAATTCCGGGATTTATTCCGTTGATATAAAAACAAAAATAATTTCGGAATTGGTACCGGATTTATATGAAAATACATTACCATCTATATCAAACAATGGCCAGTTTGTTCTGTACGCTTCCTGGCGGACGGATACTAATGGTGATGGCAAAATTGACTTCAGGGATGCGTCTTCAGTATATTTAACAGATATCACTACTAAAGTCACTGTTCAACTCACAAAAGACAGATTTGATAATTCTTTTCCTGAATTCTCACCTGATAATAAAAAAATTGTTTATCTATCCCGACGAAGAGATACAAATAATGACGGCAAAATTGATTCGCTGGATTTCTCCGGTGTGTATGTTTTAGATATTGATAAAAAAATTCCGGAGGAGATTGTTTCTGACAATTTTTTTAATAAATTTCCGACATTTACAGGAAATATTGAGAATATTGTTTTTCTCGGCTCGTGGCGCCGAAAATACCGTATCAAAGACGAAGTAGTCAGAGACCTTTTTGAAAACAAAGGTGTTTTTATCGTTAATCTCAAAACTAAAAAGACAGATACTCTGGTCAACGACAATTATTTTTCGTCATCATTACCACAGGTAAGCAAAACTAATAAGGTTGCATATCTGTCCTGGCGAAAAACTACACGCCGCGGAATTTTTATACGGGATATATTCAAACTGCCATCACTTTCTGAATTAAAAGAGATTATCCAGGAAAACTTATAA
- a CDS encoding YraN family protein, with protein sequence MTHQSQGELGKSGEFQAEQFLKNAGYKIITKNFRTRYGELDIIARDDDTIVFIEVKTRKGSDKYGAPEYSVTGYKQRNLAYAAIIYIKKNSLTTNYRFDVVAICENKIEHIKNAFVPSGFTI encoded by the coding sequence ATGACGCATCAATCACAAGGTGAACTTGGGAAATCAGGTGAGTTCCAGGCAGAACAATTTCTCAAAAATGCCGGCTACAAAATCATTACTAAAAATTTCAGAACCAGATATGGCGAGCTTGATATTATTGCCCGCGATGATGATACAATCGTTTTTATAGAAGTAAAAACAAGAAAAGGTTCTGACAAATACGGTGCACCGGAGTATTCTGTGACTGGCTACAAACAGCGAAATTTAGCATATGCTGCGATTATCTATATTAAAAAAAATTCGCTGACTACAAATTACCGTTTTGATGTTGTTGCAATTTGTGAGAATAAAATTGAACATATAAAAAATGCGTTTGTTCCTTCTGGTTTCACAATTTAA
- a CDS encoding ribonuclease HII, whose product MKKLFEFDKKIRCAGFLVGVDEAGRGPLAGPVVSAAVILKRNLFIKNLNDSKKLKTQTRFAVFNEILNNCIDCQVGIIDNFTIDRINILKATKLSMQLAVKRLNLKPCLVLIDGNQPIDIKIPQITIIDGDTKSASIAAASVIAKVTRDLLMIGYDRYFPNYGFIKHKGYGTKLHIDAINNFGPCQLHRKSFKPVKIYDASITR is encoded by the coding sequence ATGAAAAAACTGTTTGAGTTTGATAAAAAAATTCGGTGTGCAGGCTTTTTGGTTGGTGTTGATGAAGCAGGCAGAGGACCTTTAGCAGGACCTGTTGTTTCAGCTGCTGTAATACTTAAACGGAATCTCTTTATCAAAAATCTTAATGATTCAAAAAAACTTAAAACCCAAACCAGATTTGCAGTTTTTAATGAAATACTTAATAACTGTATTGACTGCCAGGTTGGTATTATTGATAATTTCACAATTGACCGTATCAATATCCTGAAAGCAACCAAACTTTCAATGCAACTTGCTGTTAAGAGATTGAATTTGAAACCCTGTTTGGTGCTTATAGATGGTAACCAACCGATAGATATAAAAATTCCGCAAATTACAATCATAGATGGTGATACAAAAAGTGCTTCTATTGCGGCTGCATCTGTGATTGCTAAAGTTACACGAGATCTGTTGATGATTGGGTATGATAGATATTTTCCGAATTACGGTTTTATAAAACATAAAGGTTACGGAACAAAACTGCATATTGATGCAATAAACAATTTTGGTCCCTGTCAACTTCACAGAAAAAGTTTTAAACCGGTAAAAATCTATGACGCATCAATCACAAGGTGA
- the rplS gene encoding 50S ribosomal protein L19 — MENLVSFVENQYVKKNYPDFKPGDTVKVHYKIVEGESERTQIFEGTVLRKRGTGNSKTITVRKVSFGSGVERIFLLNSPCIEKIEIVKSGKVSRSRLYYLRKLFGKAARIEEKSTTEQSGNEKTV; from the coding sequence ATGGAAAATCTTGTAAGTTTTGTTGAAAATCAGTATGTAAAAAAGAACTATCCTGATTTTAAACCGGGTGATACAGTAAAGGTTCACTACAAAATTGTAGAAGGTGAATCAGAAAGAACACAGATTTTTGAAGGCACTGTATTAAGAAAACGTGGTACAGGAAACAGTAAAACAATCACTGTAAGAAAGGTTTCGTTTGGAAGTGGTGTTGAGCGAATTTTTCTGTTGAACTCGCCTTGTATAGAAAAAATTGAAATAGTCAAAAGCGGTAAGGTCAGCAGAAGCCGACTATACTATTTAAGAAAACTATTTGGTAAAGCGGCACGGATAGAAGAAAAATCAACCACAGAACAATCTGGTAATGAAAAAACTGTTTGA
- the trmD gene encoding tRNA (guanosine(37)-N1)-methyltransferase TrmD, which yields MLIDILTLFPAVFKNVFSASIIKKATEKKLVDIQITNIRDFAIGKHKTVDDKPYGGGSGMILMAEPIVKAIETIKNSKLKIKNCRTILLSPQGKVFNQQKAKELAKYQHLIFVCGHYGGVDERVLKFVDEELSIGDYILTGGEIPAMVVVDAVVRLIPKVVAKSNSIKQDSHWSDGLTSSVYTRPYNFRNLKVPKVLLSGNHKKIMEWRKQSAIRNTLKKRPDLLKKRIK from the coding sequence ATGTTAATAGATATTCTTACACTTTTTCCAGCAGTTTTTAAGAATGTTTTTTCAGCAAGTATAATAAAAAAAGCAACTGAAAAAAAATTGGTAGATATACAGATTACAAATATTCGTGACTTCGCAATTGGGAAACATAAAACGGTTGACGATAAACCTTACGGCGGCGGTTCTGGAATGATTCTGATGGCTGAGCCAATTGTTAAAGCGATAGAAACAATTAAAAATTCAAAATTAAAAATTAAAAATTGTAGAACGATTCTTCTTTCACCACAGGGAAAAGTTTTTAATCAACAAAAGGCAAAAGAACTTGCTAAATATCAGCATCTGATATTTGTTTGCGGGCATTACGGTGGTGTAGATGAACGGGTATTAAAATTTGTAGATGAAGAGTTATCAATCGGTGATTACATTTTGACTGGTGGTGAAATCCCAGCAATGGTCGTTGTAGATGCGGTAGTTCGTTTGATACCAAAAGTTGTAGCAAAAAGCAATTCCATTAAACAAGATTCACATTGGTCTGATGGTCTTACAAGTTCTGTCTATACGAGACCTTATAATTTTCGCAATTTAAAAGTTCCTAAAGTACTTTTATCAGGTAATCACAAAAAAATAATGGAGTGGCGAAAACAAAGTGCAATTCGGAATACTCTCAAAAAGCGACCTGATTTGCTAAAAAAGAGAATCAAATAA
- a CDS encoding KH domain-containing protein, with translation MKELVEYIVKALVDKPESVVVSIAETDYGNVVKIKVDETDKGRIIGKQGRIIKAIRQVVSASATKNNEHYRVEIAE, from the coding sequence ATGAAAGAACTTGTTGAATACATTGTTAAGGCACTTGTGGATAAACCAGAGAGTGTTGTGGTTTCTATTGCCGAGACGGATTATGGAAATGTTGTAAAAATAAAAGTTGATGAGACAGATAAAGGCAGAATAATTGGTAAACAAGGACGAATTATAAAAGCAATCCGTCAGGTTGTTTCTGCATCTGCAACAAAAAACAACGAGCATTACAGAGTAGAAATTGCTGAATAA
- the rpsP gene encoding 30S ribosomal protein S16 gives MAVAIRLKRIGKLLKPIYRVVAIDSKKRTVGKPIEQLGYYNPRDKNGKDISLNVERINYWIKAGAIVSDTVKGLLKKSQIQETQIDANK, from the coding sequence ATGGCGGTTGCAATTCGGTTAAAACGGATAGGGAAATTACTTAAGCCCATCTATCGTGTTGTAGCAATTGACTCAAAGAAACGAACTGTTGGTAAACCGATAGAACAACTTGGTTATTACAATCCACGCGATAAAAACGGGAAAGATATCTCGTTAAATGTTGAAAGAATAAATTACTGGATAAAAGCGGGTGCGATTGTTTCTGATACGGTAAAAGGCTTGCTAAAAAAATCCCAAATACAAGAAACGCAAATAGACGCGAATAAATAA
- the rpe gene encoding ribulose-phosphate 3-epimerase: MSIEIAPSILSADFSNLLKDIKKCESAGIKILHIDVMDGHFVPNITIGPVVVESLRKKTSLILDTHLMITEPERYIESFVKAGSDWMTFHIEAVRNPSAVIKKIKSFKLKAGIAINPATSVTVIEKYLDKSDLVLVMSVNPGFGGQEFIPSALKKIAELKKIREAKNLTYKISVDGGINFDTISSVVDAGSDIVVAGNSIFNAGLGIEKSIEKLRRF; this comes from the coding sequence ATGAGTATTGAGATTGCACCATCTATATTATCAGCAGATTTTTCTAATCTATTGAAAGATATAAAAAAATGTGAATCTGCAGGTATAAAAATTTTGCATATTGATGTAATGGATGGCCATTTTGTGCCGAATATCACGATAGGACCGGTTGTTGTAGAATCATTAAGAAAAAAAACCAGTTTAATTTTAGATACACATCTTATGATAACAGAGCCAGAAAGATATATTGAATCGTTTGTGAAAGCAGGCAGTGACTGGATGACTTTCCATATAGAAGCGGTAAGAAATCCGTCAGCAGTAATAAAAAAAATAAAATCGTTCAAACTTAAAGCTGGCATTGCTATTAATCCTGCGACATCGGTTACTGTGATAGAAAAATATCTGGACAAATCAGATTTAGTGCTTGTGATGAGTGTCAATCCCGGTTTCGGCGGGCAGGAATTTATTCCATCTGCCTTAAAAAAAATAGCAGAATTGAAAAAAATCAGAGAAGCTAAAAATCTTACTTATAAAATAAGTGTTGATGGTGGAATAAATTTTGATACAATATCATCTGTTGTAGATGCAGGTAGTGATATCGTTGTTGCTGGGAATTCTATTTTCAATGCTGGGTTGGGTATTGAAAAAAGTATAGAAAAATTAAGGAGGTTTTAA
- a CDS encoding PASTA domain-containing protein: MKKVLLWILWVIIAVIAFVVGINRLIDALIHSKKDRIVPNIIGKSIADSLDILSQLNLYLKKSGEEFNPNVPAGLIISQTPPASSIIKEGKAVNVIISSGGEVIFTPNLINQTVRSAQLILRKNGLDLGEQSEKYSIIFEKGKITSQEPPANTTVPKDALVNIVVSLGSPPEGMLLMPDFNGRNITEAQEWANQNGIIIKNINTVKDTISLEVENTIIKQTPESDNVITKEKPVEFWISVKEKSETTN, from the coding sequence ATGAAGAAAGTATTACTGTGGATTTTGTGGGTGATAATAGCGGTGATTGCGTTTGTTGTTGGGATAAATCGGTTAATAGATGCGTTGATTCATAGCAAAAAAGACAGAATTGTCCCTAATATTATTGGTAAAAGTATCGCGGATTCGCTGGATATTTTATCACAACTGAATTTATATCTTAAAAAAAGTGGTGAAGAGTTTAATCCCAATGTGCCTGCAGGATTAATCATTTCACAGACCCCGCCAGCCAGCAGTATAATAAAAGAAGGCAAAGCAGTTAATGTAATTATCTCTTCTGGTGGCGAGGTTATTTTTACACCGAATTTAATCAATCAGACAGTTCGGTCAGCGCAATTGATACTGCGAAAAAACGGGCTGGATTTAGGTGAGCAATCAGAAAAATACTCAATTATTTTTGAAAAAGGAAAAATAACCTCGCAAGAACCACCAGCGAATACTACAGTTCCCAAAGATGCACTTGTGAATATAGTTGTATCGTTAGGCAGTCCGCCGGAAGGTATGTTACTTATGCCTGATTTTAATGGCAGAAATATTACAGAAGCGCAAGAGTGGGCTAACCAGAATGGTATCATCATAAAAAATATAAATACGGTTAAAGACACTATATCGTTGGAAGTTGAAAATACAATAATCAAACAAACACCTGAAAGTGATAATGTCATTACTAAAGAAAAGCCAGTAGAGTTCTGGATATCTGTTAAAGAGAAAAGCGAAACCACAAATTAG
- the htpX gene encoding zinc metalloprotease HtpX codes for MNGLKTFLLMLSMMALFLLIGNAIGGQQGMVTAFIFAAIMNFFMYWFSDKIVLAMYGAKPVSETEAPSIYRVVRRLAVKGNIPVPKVYILPMNIPNAFATGRNPKNASVAVTNGIMDILNETELEGVIAHELSHIRHRDILIATIAATMAGAISLLARMAQWAAIFGGGSRGGDSRDRGGGIGLLAAAIIAPIAALLIQLAISRSREYGADEGAAKLTGMPMALAAALRKLESQSKHISSNVEPTTAHMFIVNPLKGDAIFKLFSTHPPIQERVKRLEKMAAGPRIIY; via the coding sequence ATGAACGGCTTAAAAACTTTTTTGCTGATGCTTTCTATGATGGCGCTTTTTCTGTTAATCGGGAATGCTATTGGTGGTCAGCAGGGAATGGTTACTGCGTTTATATTTGCAGCGATTATGAACTTTTTTATGTACTGGTTTTCAGATAAAATAGTGCTTGCAATGTATGGTGCAAAACCGGTATCTGAAACAGAAGCACCATCAATATACCGTGTTGTCAGACGGCTTGCGGTGAAGGGTAACATCCCTGTCCCGAAGGTTTATATTCTGCCAATGAATATACCGAATGCGTTTGCAACCGGCAGGAATCCTAAAAATGCATCAGTTGCTGTAACGAATGGTATTATGGATATACTTAATGAAACCGAACTTGAAGGTGTGATTGCACACGAACTTTCACATATCAGACATCGCGATATCTTAATAGCAACAATTGCAGCAACAATGGCAGGTGCAATATCACTACTTGCCAGAATGGCGCAGTGGGCTGCAATTTTTGGTGGTGGTTCAAGAGGTGGAGATAGCAGAGACAGAGGTGGTGGTATCGGTCTTTTGGCTGCTGCAATTATCGCACCGATAGCAGCACTGCTTATTCAACTTGCAATCTCGCGTTCCCGTGAATATGGTGCAGATGAAGGTGCTGCGAAACTGACAGGAATGCCGATGGCACTTGCTGCTGCTTTAAGAAAATTGGAAAGTCAATCAAAACATATTTCATCAAATGTTGAGCCAACAACTGCACATATGTTTATTGTCAATCCATTAAAAGGCGATGCAATATTTAAGTTGTTTTCAACACATCCGCCGATACAGGAACGGGTGAAACGACTTGAAAAAATGGCGGCGGGACCGCGGATTATCTATTAA
- the fmt gene encoding methionyl-tRNA formyltransferase: protein MDIIFFGTPEYVVPIFEHLLKEKNVVCVVTRSDKPSGRHFHFIPSPIKKIAIEKNIPVITPESLNDRDFITQLSTVNSQLGIVTAYGKILPKEVLDIFPFGCVNLHFSLLPKYRGAAPIQWAIINGESETGVSSFFMDEGLDTGKIIFQKKIEIGRDDDTLSLQKKLIPVAIQVLDETLSKVAIGEKGAAQVGSPTYAPPLKKEDGKINWDKPVNEIYNLIRGTKPWPNAYTAIKNDAMLKLKMKNLKIIDAEILPSFNLSISQSCPAGSIVSIPKNIGFVVKCNPGFLLVKTIQPASKNVMSAWSFLLGHKLAIGEKLY from the coding sequence GTGGATATTATTTTTTTTGGTACACCTGAATATGTTGTGCCTATTTTTGAGCATTTGCTTAAAGAGAAAAATGTTGTCTGTGTAGTTACCCGCAGTGATAAACCGTCAGGCAGACACTTTCATTTTATACCATCTCCAATAAAAAAAATAGCAATAGAAAAAAATATTCCTGTAATAACACCCGAATCTCTTAACGACAGAGATTTTATCACTCAGCTGTCAACCGTCAACTCTCAACTTGGTATTGTTACTGCTTACGGAAAAATTTTGCCAAAAGAAGTGCTTGATATTTTTCCGTTTGGGTGTGTTAATTTACATTTTTCACTTCTGCCTAAATACAGAGGTGCTGCGCCTATTCAGTGGGCGATTATTAACGGCGAGTCAGAAACAGGTGTAAGTAGTTTTTTTATGGATGAAGGACTTGATACTGGCAAGATAATCTTTCAGAAAAAAATTGAAATCGGCAGAGACGACGATACTTTATCACTACAAAAAAAACTTATTCCGGTTGCAATTCAAGTTCTGGACGAAACATTGTCAAAAGTAGCAATTGGCGAAAAAGGTGCTGCACAGGTAGGTTCACCAACATATGCACCACCATTGAAAAAAGAAGATGGTAAAATCAACTGGGACAAGCCAGTAAATGAAATATACAATTTAATCCGCGGCACCAAGCCGTGGCCAAATGCGTATACTGCAATTAAAAATGACGCTATGCTAAAATTAAAAATGAAAAATTTAAAAATCATTGATGCAGAAATCTTGCCATCTTTCAATCTATCCATTTCTCAATCTTGTCCTGCCGGTTCTATTGTTTCAATTCCAAAAAATATCGGGTTTGTTGTGAAGTGTAACCCCGGGTTCTTGCTCGTTAAGACCATCCAACCTGCCTCAAAAAATGTTATGTCCGCATGGTCATTTCTGTTAGGTCATAAACTTGCCATTGGCGAAAAATTATATTGA